A genomic segment from Fusarium keratoplasticum isolate Fu6.1 chromosome 10, whole genome shotgun sequence encodes:
- a CDS encoding Chromo domain-containing protein, whose protein sequence is MLPPHADPYDVPASPLRAKNRTMATDTPSKDGDVITARDKAVDGHKASPAARIGTPRGTPRGTPRGTPRATPKIATPANDEKPDRSTPAAAEPTEPKSIDKRNGDKDAQVNGDAPAASADKPAEFRDDVEIDEFVDHRVDEATSTVDIQVKWEGGETTWETEWSLQEQVPTLVFKYWDKLEGRDTATGLDIYHVFKILKRTSLPGKSKKPQYMYQVQWVGYRRTDSTWEHEDKLREIAPAELEKFEAKELANGAVSQKRKNARGPGRPRKRARADLD, encoded by the exons ATGCTTCCGCCGCACGCAG ATCCTTACGACGTTCCTGCTTCACCGTTGAGGGCCAAGAATCGCACAATGGCCACCGATACACCCTCCAAGGACGGCGACGTCATCACCGCTCGCGACAAGGCTGTCGATGGCCACAAGGCGTCGCCCGCTGCTAGAATCGGAACTCCTCGGGGAACCCCCAGAGGCACCCCCAGAGGAACTCCTAGAGCAACTCCCAAGATTGCTACCCCCGCAAACGACGAAAAGCCCGATCGCTCCActcccgccgccgccgaacCGACCGAGCCGAAGAGCATTGATAAGCGCAACGGAGACAAGGACGCTCAGGTGAATGGTGATGCTCCCGCCGCATCCGCCGATAAGCCGGCCGAGTTtagagatgatgtcgagattgacgagTTCGTCGACCATCGCGTCGACGAGGCGACATCGACCGTGGATATCCAAGTAAAGTGGGAGGGTGGTGAGACTACCTGGGAGACGGAATGGAGTCTGCAGGAGCAAGTTCCCACGCTCGTCTTCAAGTACTGGGACAAGCTCGAAGGACGCGATACTGCGACCGGCCTGGATATCTACCACGtcttcaagatcctcaagcgCACTAGCCTTCCCGGAaagtccaagaagcctcAGTACATGTACCAGGTCCAGTGGGTTGGATACCGCCGCACCGACTCGACGTGGGAGCACGAGGACAAGCTGAGAGAGATTGCCCCGGCTGAGCTGGAAAAgtttgaggccaaggagttGGCGAATGGAGCGGTTTCTCAGAAGCGCAAGAATGCACGTGGTCCTGGACGACCACGCAAGAGGGCGAGGGCTGACTTGGACTGA